A genomic region of Staphylococcus roterodami contains the following coding sequences:
- the arcD gene encoding arginine-ornithine antiporter, whose amino-acid sequence MNESGDNKLSKSSLIGLVIGSMIGGGAFNIMSDMGGKAGGLAIIIGWLITAIGMISLAFVFQNLTNERPELDGGIYSYAQAGFGDFVGFISAWGYWFSAFLGNVAYATLLMSSVGNFFPIFKGGNTLPSIIVASLLLWGVHFLILKGVETAAFINSIVTVAKLIPILLVIICMIIAFNFDTFKTGFFGMTADGVLPFSWTSTMAQVKSTMLVTVWVFIGIEGAVIFSSRAKNKKDVGSATVIGLISVLIIYFLLTVLAQGVIIQNHISQLDSPSMAQVLAHIVGDWGSTLVNIGLIISVLGAWLGWTLLAGELPFIVAKDGLFPKWFAKENKNGAPVNALLITNILVQLFLISMLFTQSAYQFAFSLATSAILYPYMFSAFYQVKYTLEHRQQATTKQWTIGIIASLYAIWLIYAAGINYLLLTMLLYIPALLVYSIVQKNNQTRLIKSDYIFFVVIIVLAVVGLIKLMMGMINVF is encoded by the coding sequence ATGAACGAATCAGGAGATAACAAACTTAGTAAGTCTTCTTTGATTGGACTAGTTATAGGATCCATGATTGGTGGCGGTGCTTTTAATATCATGTCTGATATGGGCGGTAAAGCCGGTGGATTAGCTATTATTATTGGTTGGCTCATTACAGCTATCGGTATGATTTCATTAGCGTTCGTATTTCAGAATTTAACAAATGAACGGCCGGAACTGGATGGTGGTATATACAGTTATGCTCAGGCAGGATTTGGAGATTTTGTTGGATTTATAAGTGCTTGGGGATATTGGTTTTCAGCATTTTTAGGAAACGTAGCTTATGCCACACTATTGATGTCATCAGTAGGAAATTTTTTCCCGATATTTAAAGGTGGTAATACGCTACCCAGTATTATCGTGGCATCACTATTACTTTGGGGAGTACATTTCTTAATTTTAAAAGGTGTTGAAACGGCTGCATTTATCAATAGTATTGTTACCGTTGCAAAATTAATTCCTATCTTACTTGTAATCATATGTATGATAATTGCATTTAATTTTGACACTTTTAAGACAGGCTTTTTCGGTATGACAGCAGATGGTGTATTACCGTTTAGTTGGACAAGCACGATGGCCCAAGTCAAAAGTACCATGCTAGTAACAGTTTGGGTCTTTATCGGTATCGAAGGTGCAGTGATTTTTTCTAGTAGAGCTAAAAATAAAAAAGATGTTGGTAGTGCGACAGTTATAGGACTGATATCAGTATTAATCATCTATTTCTTATTAACAGTATTAGCTCAAGGCGTAATCATACAAAATCATATTTCACAGTTAGATTCACCAAGTATGGCACAAGTACTTGCACACATTGTTGGTGACTGGGGATCTACACTTGTAAATATAGGATTAATTATTTCTGTACTCGGTGCATGGTTAGGATGGACATTGCTTGCAGGAGAATTACCTTTTATTGTTGCGAAGGATGGTCTATTCCCAAAATGGTTTGCGAAGGAAAATAAAAACGGTGCTCCAGTAAATGCATTACTTATCACTAATATATTAGTTCAATTGTTTTTAATAAGTATGTTATTTACACAGAGCGCATATCAATTTGCATTTTCACTAGCAACAAGCGCCATTTTATATCCGTATATGTTCAGCGCATTTTATCAAGTTAAATACACATTAGAACATCGACAACAAGCAACTACAAAACAGTGGACGATTGGAATTATAGCTTCTCTTTATGCTATATGGCTTATCTATGCAGCAGGTATTAATTATTTATTATTAACAATGTTGCTTTATATTCCAGCACTTTTAGTCTATTCAATTGTTCAAAAGAATAATCAGACACGTTTGATTAAATCAGATTATATCTTTTTTGTGGTTATTATCGTACTGGCAGTTGTCGGATTGATTAAATTAATGATGGGAATGATCAATGTTTTCTAA
- a CDS encoding arginine repressor: MKKSKRLELVSTIVKKHNIYKKEQIISYIESYFGVRYSATTIAKDLKELNIYRIPIDCETWVYKAINNQTEREMKEKFKHYCEHEVLSAIINGSYIIVKTSPGFAQGINYFIDQLNIEEILGTVSGNDTTLILTSSNEMAKYVYAKLFG; the protein is encoded by the coding sequence ATGAAGAAAAGTAAACGATTAGAATTAGTTTCTACAATAGTTAAAAAGCATAACATTTATAAAAAAGAACAAATTATATCATATATTGAATCGTATTTTGGCGTGAGATACAGTGCTACAACAATTGCTAAAGACTTAAAGGAACTAAATATATATCGCATACCGATTGATTGTGAAACATGGGTTTATAAAGCAATTAATAATCAAACCGAACGTGAGATGAAAGAAAAGTTTAAACACTATTGTGAACATGAGGTTCTTAGCGCAATCATCAATGGATCATACATTATCGTCAAAACATCCCCAGGTTTTGCACAAGGCATTAACTATTTTATCGATCAATTAAATATTGAAGAGATACTAGGGACAGTTAGTGGAAATGATACAACTTTGATATTAACGTCATCAAATGAGATGGCCAAGTATGTATATGCAAAGTTATTTGGATAA
- the arcA gene encoding arginine deiminase has translation MTNGPIKVNSEIGTLKTVLLKRPGKELENLVPDYLDGLLFDDIPYLEVAQKEHDHFAEVLRDEGVEVLYLEKLAAESIEDAQVRSQFIDDVLAESKKTILGHEEEIKALFATLSNQELVDKIMAGVRKEEIDPKCTHLVEYMDDKYPFYLDPMPNLYFTRDPQASIGHGITINRMFWRARRRESIFIQYIVKHHPRFKDANIPVWLDRDCPFNIEGGDELVLSKDVLAIGVSERTSAQAIEKLARRIFENPEATFKKVVAIEIPTSRTFMHLDTVFTMIDYDKFTMHSAILKAEGNMNIFIIEYDEGNQDIIIKQSSHLKETLEEVLGIDNIQFIPTGNGDVIDGAREQWNDGSNTLCIRPGVVVTYDRNYVSNDLLRQKGIKVIEISGSELVRGRGGPRCMSQPLYREDI, from the coding sequence ATGACAAATGGACCAATTAAAGTAAATAGCGAAATTGGAACTTTAAAGACTGTGTTGCTTAAACGTCCTGGCAAAGAATTAGAAAATCTTGTACCTGATTATTTAGATGGATTATTATTCGATGATATTCCTTATTTAGAAGTTGCTCAAAAAGAGCATGATCATTTTGCAGAGGTACTTAGAGATGAAGGTGTAGAAGTACTTTATCTTGAAAAGTTAGCGGCTGAAAGTATTGAAGACGCTCAAGTTAGAAGTCAGTTTATTGACGATGTATTAGCAGAGTCTAAAAAAACAATTTTAGGCCACGAAGAAGAAATTAAAGCTTTGTTTGCGACACTCTCAAATCAAGAACTCGTAGATAAAATTATGGCTGGTGTTCGTAAAGAAGAAATTGATCCTAAGTGTACACATCTTGTTGAATATATGGATGATAAATATCCATTTTATTTAGATCCAATGCCGAATCTATATTTCACACGAGATCCACAAGCGTCAATAGGACATGGTATTACAATCAACCGGATGTTTTGGAGAGCACGACGACGAGAATCTATATTTATTCAATATATTGTAAAGCATCATCCTAGATTTAAGGATGCAAATATTCCGGTTTGGTTAGATAGAGATTGCCCATTCAATATTGAAGGTGGCGATGAACTTGTCTTATCTAAAGATGTTTTAGCGATTGGTGTCTCAGAACGTACATCTGCGCAAGCAATTGAAAAGTTAGCGCGTCGTATTTTCGAAAATCCAGAAGCGACCTTTAAAAAAGTAGTCGCAATTGAAATTCCTACAAGTCGAACATTTATGCATTTAGACACAGTATTTACGATGATAGATTATGACAAATTTACAATGCACTCAGCCATTTTAAAGGCAGAAGGCAACATGAATATATTTATTATTGAATATGATGAAGGCAATCAAGACATTATTATCAAACAATCTAGTCACTTAAAAGAAACATTAGAAGAAGTTCTTGGCATAGATAATATTCAATTCATTCCAACCGGAAATGGAGATGTTATTGATGGCGCAAGAGAACAGTGGAATGACGGATCAAACACTTTATGTATTAGACCAGGTGTTGTAGTGACTTACGATAGAAATTATGTATCAAATGATTTATTAAGACAAAAAGGTATAAAAGTCATTGAAATATCTGGTAGTGAATTGGTACGTGGACGAGGCGGCCCAAGATGTATGAGTCAACCATTATACAGAGAAGATATTTAA
- a CDS encoding esterase family protein gives MAYISLNYHSPTIGMHQNLTVILPEDQSFFKNDVTAQPLKTLMLLHGLSSDETTYMRYTSIERYANEHKLAVIMPNVDHSAYANMAYGHSYYDYILEVYDYVHQIFPLSKKREDNFIAGHSMGGYGTIKFALTQGDKFSKAVPLSAVFEAQHLMDLEWNDFSKEAIIGNLSSVKGTEHDPYYLLDKAVAEDKPIPELLIMCGKEDFLYKDNLDFINYLLAKNVPYQFEDGPGDHDYAYWDQAIKRAITWMMNN, from the coding sequence ATGGCTTATATTTCATTAAACTATCATTCACCGACAATAGGTATGCATCAAAATTTAACGGTCATTTTACCGGAAGATCAAAGTTTCTTCAAAAACGATGTAACAGCACAACCATTAAAAACGTTAATGTTATTACATGGATTATCAAGTGACGAAACTACATATATGAGATATACAAGTATAGAGAGATATGCGAATGAACATAAATTAGCAGTGATTATGCCCAATGTGGATCATAGTGCTTATGCTAATATGGCATACGGCCATAGTTATTATGATTATATTTTGGAAGTATATGATTATGTTCATCAGATATTTCCACTTTCCAAAAAACGTGAAGATAATTTCATAGCAGGACATTCAATGGGAGGATATGGCACGATTAAATTTGCATTAACACAAGGGGATAAATTTTCCAAAGCTGTTCCATTATCTGCTGTATTTGAAGCACAACATTTAATGGATTTAGAATGGAATGATTTTTCAAAAGAGGCTATTATTGGCAATCTTTCAAGTGTTAAAGGGACTGAACATGATCCGTATTACTTGTTAGATAAAGCTGTAGCTGAAGATAAACCAATTCCTGAATTGCTCATTATGTGTGGTAAAGAAGACTTTCTCTATAAAGATAATTTGGACTTTATCAATTATTTATTAGCTAAAAATGTTCCATATCAATTTGAAGATGGACCGGGAGATCATGATTATGCATATTGGGACCAAGCAATTAAGCGCGCTATAACATGGATGATGAATAATTAA
- the argF gene encoding ornithine carbamoyltransferase, producing the protein MTEIQKPYDLKGRSLLKESDYTKAEFEGLIDFAITLKDYKKKGIKHHYLAGKNIALLFEKNSTRTRAAFTVASIDLGAHPEFLGKNDIQLGKKESVEDTAKVLGRMFDGIEFRGFSQQAVEDLAKFSGVPVWNGLTDDWHPTQMLADFMTVKENFGYLEGINLTYVGDGRNNIAHSLMVAGAMLGVNVRICTPQSLNPKEAYVEIAEEKAKQYGGSIMITDKIAEAVKDTDVIYTDVWVSMGEENEFEQRINLLKDYQVNQEMFDLTGKDSTIFLHCLPAFHDTNTLYGQEIYEKYGLTEMEVTDQIFRSKHSKVFDQAENRMHTIKAVMAATLGS; encoded by the coding sequence ATGACAGAAATTCAAAAACCATATGATTTAAAAGGCAGATCATTATTAAAAGAAAGTGATTATACGAAAGCTGAATTTGAAGGCTTGATTGATTTCGCGATTACATTAAAAGACTATAAGAAAAAAGGTATTAAGCACCATTATCTTGCTGGCAAAAATATTGCATTATTATTTGAAAAAAATTCTACTCGTACACGTGCCGCATTTACAGTAGCATCTATTGATTTAGGTGCGCATCCAGAATTTTTAGGAAAAAATGATATTCAGTTAGGTAAAAAAGAATCTGTAGAAGATACTGCGAAAGTATTAGGAAGAATGTTCGATGGTATTGAGTTCCGTGGTTTTTCACAACAAGCCGTGGAAGATTTAGCAAAATTTTCAGGCGTACCAGTTTGGAATGGCTTAACAGATGATTGGCATCCAACACAAATGTTAGCTGATTTTATGACAGTTAAAGAAAACTTCGGCTACTTAGAAGGTATTAACTTAACATATGTTGGTGACGGCCGTAATAATATTGCGCATTCTTTAATGGTAGCAGGTGCAATGTTAGGCGTTAATGTAAGAATTTGTACACCTCAATCGTTAAATCCTAAAGAAGCATATGTTGAAATTGCAGAAGAAAAAGCGAAGCAATATGGTGGGTCTATTATGATTACAGATAAAATTGCAGAAGCAGTTAAAGATACAGATGTTATTTATACTGATGTATGGGTATCAATGGGTGAAGAAAATGAATTTGAACAACGTATTAACTTATTAAAAGATTATCAAGTGAATCAAGAAATGTTTGATTTAACAGGCAAAGATTCAACAATATTCTTACACTGTTTACCAGCATTTCATGATACAAATACATTATATGGACAAGAAATTTATGAAAAATATGGCTTGACTGAAATGGAAGTTACAGACCAAATCTTTAGAAGTAAACATTCAAAAGTTTTCGATCAAGCTGAAAATAGAATGCATACAATTAAAGCAGTTATGGCAGCAACATTAGGTAGTTAG
- the arcC gene encoding carbamate kinase, translated as MKEKIVIALGGNAIQTKEATAEAQQTAIRCAMQNLKPLFDSPARIVISHGNGPQIGSLLIQQANSNSDTTPAMPLDTCGAMSQGMIGYWLETEINRILTEMNSDRAVGTIVTRVEVDKDDPRFDNPTKPIGPFYTKNEVEVLQKEQPESVYKEDAGRGYRKVVASPLPQSILEHQLIRTLADGKDIVIACGGGGIPVIKKENTYEGVEAVIDKDFASEKLATLIEADTLMILTNVENVFINFNEPNQQQIDDIDIATLKNYAAQGKFAEGSMLPKIEAAIRFVESGTNKKVIITNLEQAYNALIGNKGTHIHM; from the coding sequence ATGAAAGAAAAAATTGTCATTGCATTAGGTGGTAATGCGATTCAAACTAAAGAAGCAACTGCGGAGGCTCAACAAACAGCTATTAGATGTGCGATGCAAAACCTTAAACCTTTATTTGATTCACCAGCGCGTATTGTCATTTCACATGGTAATGGACCACAAATTGGAAGTTTATTGATTCAACAAGCTAATTCCAATAGTGATACGACACCAGCAATGCCATTGGATACTTGTGGTGCAATGTCACAGGGTATGATAGGCTATTGGTTGGAAACTGAAATCAATCGCATTTTAACTGAAATGAATAGTGATAGAGCGGTTGGGACGATTGTCACTCGTGTAGAAGTAGATAAAGATGATCCACGATTTGATAATCCAACAAAGCCGATTGGCCCATTCTATACTAAGAATGAAGTTGAAGTATTACAAAAAGAACAACCTGAGTCAGTCTATAAAGAAGATGCAGGTCGTGGTTATAGAAAAGTGGTGGCGTCACCATTACCTCAATCTATACTAGAACACCAGTTAATTCGAACTTTAGCAGACGGTAAAGATATCGTCATTGCATGCGGTGGTGGCGGTATTCCAGTTATAAAAAAAGAAAATACCTATGAAGGTGTTGAAGCGGTAATAGATAAAGATTTTGCTAGTGAGAAATTAGCAACGCTGATTGAAGCAGATACTTTAATGATACTTACAAATGTAGAAAATGTGTTTATTAACTTTAATGAACCAAACCAACAACAAATCGATGATATTGATATAGCAACTTTGAAAAATTACGCGGCACAGGGCAAATTTGCAGAAGGCTCAATGTTACCTAAAATTGAAGCGGCAATACGATTTGTTGAAAGTGGAACTAATAAAAAAGTTATTATTACAAATTTAGAACAAGCATATAATGCTTTAATAGGTAATAAAGGTACACACATTCACATGTAG
- a CDS encoding response regulator transcription factor, whose translation MKILIVEDDFVIAESLASELKKWNYDVVVAEQFDNITAIFNNHQPQLVLLDINLPTLNGFHWCQEIRKTSNVPIMFISSRIDNMDQIMAIQMGGDDFIEKPFNLSLTIAKIQALLRRTYDLTVVNDTLIVKGCTLILDEAKVAYQGESIQLSLTELQILKLLFQNEDKYVSRTALIEKCWESENFIDANTLAVNMTRLRKKLSTVGLNDFITTKKNVGYKV comes from the coding sequence ATGAAAATACTAATTGTTGAAGATGATTTTGTTATAGCAGAAAGTTTAGCATCTGAATTAAAAAAATGGAATTATGATGTGGTTGTGGCAGAACAATTTGATAATATAACAGCCATTTTTAACAATCACCAACCACAACTTGTGCTGTTAGATATCAATTTACCTACTTTAAATGGTTTTCATTGGTGCCAAGAAATACGCAAAACATCAAATGTACCTATCATGTTTATTAGTTCGCGTATTGATAACATGGATCAAATTATGGCTATACAAATGGGTGGCGATGACTTTATTGAAAAACCATTCAATTTGTCATTAACTATTGCTAAAATTCAAGCACTTTTAAGACGTACTTATGACCTAACAGTAGTCAATGATACGCTGATAGTCAAAGGGTGTACGCTAATATTAGATGAAGCTAAGGTTGCTTATCAAGGGGAGAGTATACAGCTGTCTTTGACGGAATTACAGATTTTAAAATTGTTGTTCCAAAACGAAGACAAGTATGTGAGCCGAACAGCTTTAATTGAAAAATGCTGGGAGTCTGAGAACTTCATAGATGCTAATACATTAGCAGTAAATATGACACGTCTACGTAAAAAATTAAGCACTGTAGGCCTCAATGATTTTATCACTACCAAGAAAAATGTTGGATATAAAGTATAG
- a CDS encoding MarR family winged helix-turn-helix transcriptional regulator, which yields MSTNKNDYEHMLFYFAYKTFITTADEIIEKYGMSRQHHRFLFFINKLPGITIKSLLEILEISKQGSHATLQKLKEQGLIVEKVLETDRRVKKLYSTSKGDQLIAELNKAQDELLQNIYQQVGSDWYDVMEALAKGRPGFDFIKHLKDEKDS from the coding sequence ATGTCGACCAATAAAAACGATTATGAGCATATGTTGTTTTATTTTGCGTATAAGACTTTTATCACTACCGCTGATGAAATCATAGAGAAATATGGTATGAGCCGTCAGCATCATCGTTTTTTGTTTTTTATAAATAAATTACCTGGTATTACTATTAAATCATTACTAGAAATATTAGAGATTTCTAAACAAGGATCACATGCAACACTTCAAAAATTAAAAGAGCAAGGTCTCATTGTTGAAAAAGTTTTAGAGACAGATAGACGTGTCAAAAAATTATATTCGACAAGTAAAGGCGATCAACTTATTGCTGAATTAAACAAGGCGCAAGATGAATTATTGCAAAATATATATCAACAAGTCGGTTCGGATTGGTATGATGTGATGGAAGCATTGGCTAAAGGAAGACCAGGCTTTGATTTTATTAAGCATTTAAAAGATGAAAAAGACAGCTAG
- a CDS encoding Crp/Fnr family transcriptional regulator: MTENFILDRNNKLEHELKSLADYINIPYSILQPYQSECFVRHYSKGQVIYFSPQESSNIYFLIEGNIIREHYNQNGDVYRYFNKEQVLFPISNLFHSKDVNELCTALTDCTVLGLPRDLMAFLCKSNDDIFLTLFALMTDNEQQHMNYNMAVTSKFAKDRIIKLLCHICQTVGYDQDEFYEIKQFLTIQLMSDMAGISRETAGHIIHELKDEKLVVKDHKNWLISKHLFNDVCA, translated from the coding sequence ATGACAGAAAACTTTATTTTGGATAGGAATAATAAATTAGAACATGAACTAAAGTCATTAGCAGATTATATTAATATCCCATATAGTATATTACAACCATATCAAAGTGAATGTTTTGTCAGACATTATTCAAAAGGCCAAGTTATTTATTTTTCGCCACAAGAAAGTAGCAATATTTATTTTTTAATTGAAGGTAACATAATTAGAGAACATTATAATCAAAATGGCGATGTATATCGCTACTTTAATAAGGAACAAGTATTATTTCCTATTAGCAATTTATTTCATTCAAAAGATGTTAATGAACTGTGTACAGCGCTAACAGATTGCACGGTTCTCGGTTTGCCGCGAGATTTAATGGCCTTTTTATGTAAATCTAATGATGATATATTTTTGACTCTTTTTGCATTAATGACAGATAATGAGCAACAACATATGAATTATAATATGGCTGTAACAAGTAAGTTTGCAAAAGATAGAATTATTAAATTGTTATGCCATATATGTCAAACAGTCGGTTATGATCAAGATGAATTTTATGAAATCAAACAATTTTTAACAATTCAATTAATGAGTGATATGGCTGGTATTTCTCGAGAAACAGCTGGTCATATTATTCACGAGTTGAAAGATGAAAAGCTTGTGGTAAAAGATCATAAAAATTGGCTAATTAGCAAACATTTATTTAATGACGTATGTGCTTAA
- a CDS encoding alkaline phosphatase, translating to MLSINKVAKFAIANLMIVSTVFSTVTPAIAQSEKEAKDDSFAVGNTKNPKNVIFLVGDGMGPSFNTAYRYYKNDPHAKEMNTTAFDAYLKGTNRTYSNDPKQNITDSAAGATAFSSGHKTYNGAIGVDSNKQKVKTVLERAKEKGKSTGLVSTAEITDATPAAYAAHVTSRDDKNEIAQQFYKDKINGKHKVDVLLGGGAKYFGKSNGNLDKKFKKDGYDLVRNSKELSKSKSEKVLGLFADKNMPLAIDASKKEPTLADMQQSALSKLEQNKKGFFLMVEGASIDKSAHVNDITGVMSEMEGFEKTFDDAIQYAKKHKDTLVVATADHSTGGLTIGKDKGYEWNPQAIKSMKHSGSYMTEQMVKGEDPEKVISDGYGFALSNDDMKQIKKDNKKLQKLLKRGKDEQSAEIEKQTKILQHAIQKSINDKSYTGWTSDGHTGEDVNTYAYGPKSDAFSGNIENTESAKIIFDIFK from the coding sequence ATGCTATCTATTAATAAAGTCGCAAAATTTGCAATTGCTAACCTTATGATTGTATCAACCGTTTTCAGTACTGTCACACCTGCAATTGCACAATCTGAAAAAGAAGCAAAAGATGATAGTTTTGCAGTTGGTAATACAAAAAATCCTAAAAATGTTATCTTTTTAGTTGGTGATGGTATGGGACCGTCATTTAACACTGCTTATCGATATTATAAAAACGATCCACATGCAAAAGAGATGAATACTACTGCCTTTGATGCATATTTAAAAGGTACAAATCGTACATATTCAAATGACCCTAAACAAAATATTACGGATTCTGCAGCCGGTGCAACCGCTTTTAGTTCCGGACATAAAACATATAATGGCGCTATTGGTGTTGACAGTAACAAACAAAAAGTGAAAACAGTACTTGAACGCGCAAAAGAAAAAGGAAAGTCAACTGGCCTTGTCTCAACTGCTGAAATTACAGATGCAACACCAGCTGCGTATGCTGCACACGTTACTTCTAGAGATGATAAAAATGAAATTGCACAACAATTTTATAAAGATAAAATCAACGGAAAGCATAAAGTTGATGTGTTGTTAGGTGGCGGTGCTAAATACTTTGGTAAATCTAATGGCAACTTAGATAAAAAATTTAAAAAAGATGGCTACGATCTTGTCAGAAACAGCAAGGAATTATCGAAGTCTAAAAGCGAAAAAGTGCTTGGATTATTTGCCGATAAAAATATGCCACTTGCAATTGATGCATCTAAAAAAGAGCCGACACTAGCTGATATGCAACAAAGTGCACTAAGTAAGTTAGAACAAAATAAAAAAGGATTCTTTTTAATGGTTGAAGGTGCTTCTATAGATAAATCAGCACATGTTAACGATATTACAGGCGTAATGTCTGAAATGGAAGGTTTTGAAAAAACATTTGATGACGCCATCCAATATGCTAAAAAACATAAAGATACACTTGTCGTTGCTACAGCAGATCATTCAACTGGCGGCTTAACAATAGGTAAAGACAAAGGTTACGAGTGGAATCCTCAAGCAATTAAGTCAATGAAACACTCAGGTTCATATATGACAGAACAAATGGTTAAAGGTGAAGACCCTGAGAAAGTAATAAGCGATGGCTATGGATTTGCTCTTTCAAATGATGACATGAAGCAAATAAAAAAAGATAATAAAAAACTACAAAAATTACTTAAAAGAGGAAAAGATGAACAGTCTGCAGAAATTGAAAAGCAGACAAAAATCCTACAACACGCCATTCAGAAATCTATAAATGATAAATCTTATACAGGATGGACTTCTGATGGGCACACTGGTGAAGATGTAAACACTTATGCATACGGACCTAAGTCAGATGCTTTTAGTGGTAATATCGAAAATACAGAAAGTGCAAAAATAATTTTTGATATATTCAAATAA